One part of the Ciona intestinalis chromosome 5, KH, whole genome shotgun sequence genome encodes these proteins:
- the LOC100187444 gene encoding afadin- and alpha-actinin-binding protein B yields MESSEAGSVSSRSRSSSNQSSSDMFSKKHLTFCSPDTLLQRAEFLNQEISVLGYPAILVDDALDPVAMINVLHDLVNSYRQLLSCNSEISTELKSSECESARLEHLLLQAKDDVANIDRSLKSKCSEVSYVNEKFESFRKKLRIEQEKCRRLSLDLINRDAQYKHEKKKKAQEVERMQTKLQQLLQDKRHEKVLGIDMLNLMERPEGRRGKWTTEKSKKNNELEMYHMIINNYEDANKKLLEENSEIRKYLKQMQEELITALNEKSAANIADGNQGTNESGSKPDLVNGGVKISEPIRDNLFEMPYEMVKDDIERNLTLRWKAVQKEIQNKNLQTTVPDEMMRKMEECKKIIEEQQRLIDYLTTSQASTSSQHFSDSYFLEEKSELERNKGMFYQQRISFEKERQVYTDALIQLGIDRQKFEEQRSRWLQKHFLQLTPLRGGKTLTEAKSTPDIINHSKQRRRLPLCVVQHLKHTEEERRASPCLKHTFQASTSPDKIASPYLRQFHPQSPYKTPRASESCQDLFDTSLPLAREIYSCMDLESRVENTEQEDEVFGYTPVKCQPCNHSTRQSLPPSFERHILTDKLRYWKIEENDQSCENGKYA; encoded by the exons CGGGCAGAGTTTTTAAACCAG GAAATTTCCGTGTTGGGTTATCCTGCTATCCTAGTTGATGATGCACTGGATCCCGTGGCAATGATCAATGTATTGCATGACCTTGTTAACAGCTACAGGCAACTACTTTCATGTAATTCAGAAATATCAACTGAGCTAAAAAGCTCAGAATGTGAGAGTGCACGGTTGGAACACTTGCTCTTACAAGCAAAG GACGATGTTGCTAACATAGACAGATCTCTTAAATCAAAATGCAGCGAAGTTTCATATGTAAACGAAAAATTCGAAAGTTTTCGAAAAAAACTCCGCATTGAGCAAGAAAAATGTCGGCGTCTCTCATTGGACCTTATCAATCGCGACGCGCAGTATAAACatgagaaaaagaaaaaagcgcAAGAAGTAGAAAGAATGCAGACAAAACTGCAGCAGCTTTTACAG gataagaGACATGAGAAGGTGTTAGGAATAGACATGCTTAATCTAATGGAAAGACCTGAAGGCAGAAGAGGAAAATGGACAACcgaaaaatcaaagaaaaa cAATGAGCTAGAGATGTATCACATGATCATCAATAATTATGAAGATGCCAACAAAAAACTGCTGGAAGAAAATTCTGAAATccgtaaatatttaaaacaaatgcaagAAGAACTCATCACAGCTTTGAATGAAAAATCCGCAGCCAATATTGCAG ATGGAAACCAGGGTACAAATGAATCAGGCAGTAAACCAGATCtg GTGAATGGAGGTGTCAAAATATCGGAACCAATTCGTGACAACTTGTTTGAAATGCCGTATGAGATGGTTAAAGATGATATTGAGAGGAATTTAACTTTACGATGGAAAGCAGTTCAAaaagaaattcaaaataaGAACCTGCAAACTACTGTTCCAG ATGAAATGATGAGAAAAATGGAAGAATGCAAGAAAATCATTGAAGAACAACAAAGATTGATTGACTATCTAACTACAAGTCAAG CAAGTACATCAAGTCAACATTTTAGTGATTCTTATTTCTTGGAGGAGAAATCAGAGTTGGAGAGAAACAAAGGAATGTTTTATCAACAAAGAATCTCATTTGAAAAG GAGCGACAAGTTTACACAGACGCACTCATTCAACTTGGTATTGATCGACAGAAGTTTGAAGAACAACGCAGTAGATGGTTGCAGAAACATTTCCTACAACTTACACCTTTACGTGGAG GAAAAACACTCACTGAGGCAAAATCTACACCTGATATTATCAACCACAGCAAACAAAGAAGAAGACTTCCTTTATGCGTAGTGCAACATTTGAAACAT ACAGAGGAAGAGAGACGAGCTTCTCCTTGCCTTAAACACACTTTCCAAGCAAGTACATCTCCAGATAAAATTGCATCTCCATATTTGAGGCAgtttcacccacaaagtccGTATAAAACACCACG AGCTTCTGAAAGTTGTCAAGATTTATTTGACACATCGTTACCGTTGGCACGCGAAATTTACAGCTGTATGGACCTTGAATCGAGGGTGGAAAACACAGAACAAGAAGATGAAGT gtTCGGGTATACGCCTGTTAAATGCCAACCCTGTAACCACAGCACAAGACAATCACTACCACCATCATTTGAACGCCATATCTTAACTGACAAGTTACGGTATTGGaaaattgaagaaaatgatCAAAGCTGTGAAAACGGCAAATATGCTTGA
- the LOC100181095 gene encoding sperm flagellar protein 2-like: MTDILCNWLNDEVNLSKKLDKSQFAEDFASGFYLGEILHKFQLQHDFDKFSAGQTADAKLNNFTRLEPVLHLLEIPFDTNIAYDIMMMRHGTATRLLYQMYIALHRKVKSNLTGAAMESMRPSAPVKLEQIESGLYKERLKTLLPRESDLILEKVSTKFQAKRKDNERKALDARYKEMENYNKISQQQRQAALEKSRVAKQKQTEILAKIQAATVHIPKPPPTKTLKVMNMKRELRQRREAELVRSEIKGFESNLTKLVAPTSSNTDQIDGGDAGLQKSIEYLQQIKTRLEEDSTARDERAKRRRKVLVDQMKAHHAQEESLRQEQVVQRLMRQSQQERRIAVQLMQARREKDVIRKNRIFQEKQVEARRLQDFQDALDKEAALNKLAKEEYEEEIQRELELHQRIRSQHAHEKYRQHYNFCQEVLNAITDFACKIAEYRELTDKKVPEKLVREWRDFVIMGKPLYISSDIALREKIELEKENLLDDQDFSEYKNMVGEWKPLEDTEISKPANNNILGHILHRMFSIVAPTPPPSPPPVFPEFPIKVAVLGKMFAGKSSVISSLVKQHRIVQLSMNEILSSAVDALSERNEENEQSEDLANQNALAEKAVEHLKKGEIVPNEVLVDLLVDRIHKIPAGTGWILDGFPTNIEQALLLEKALTGSDVSYSKDKKDKRKSSVVSDPKPVKAKPATPPGLHMVVHLDVSDATILSRACGRTYGTESGETFHTEYEPPPFGSHSGLGKVDQIKNVQDPAFEHEQVQHRITSFHSNWEKMEKLYSEITTVQHVDAEAAKDTVYAQLEKTVFSTLNKIQEKSEEEFAAELSDKLSEEIPKEEVKPQRSDLLRPDSASSRKSKDSIRSARSKTKSGKGSARDRKKSGEKSDKKSRSRSASSKSSKDKRKSATPPPAPVAEAVEPEEVNKPKPGDQGWEYVDEELPLTLVHSSVPYWKNAEMTYIKSCKFVFREIRMERESIIRYLYEIRQDFQLHLRRPDHKQTFVTAWHRDYNSVAEDLRKDEETQAELHQRLDDLREKLWDICDTRKEEVEVERSNLISEGWLQDHLGILTNLYLTLMQGEIDRFEDTARVVKDYYSGMRKSIPGENVLPGMLPRLPLVEHDVGVHGVPTVQSTLTVGSENPSISPQSSQSDTKKLSTKQSEDVTNENEATKLAQAGSRTKIPLIQRGVAFSNQLTEDGGKGKKGKPPAAVGTDSPVQDDKLEEKTVEEAFTFAANAIAHVVQVCINAKEAEEEEERLQKEEAEKAKAALIPVDKKGGGGKKGGGKSAKGKKGGKGGKSKSPTPTPPTPVEEESEEEKKKRETAARLKEEYFAVLQQEEAAAKDRLKLIKTRSIHTLSDLYGKSEMTFTDMNDWIGSRYLREMAAIDNLSSVVRQCIEEGVQLEYELLLEQDEFIINHDAKVIRTPSPPPRPEPIETSQPDVFTIVQLGKLYSHFKGVAPNGMILNKAFIEVLADTAALDAGADALPDMWINISYNQLVELADLLSGESEYIDWRKFLLLAAFPWQQPTTEELLLARSAFQQHDVCGNGWISKDQFLNVKLWLDDSESSKDPDVYDRNKHFSEFCFTLFSDWEQTPPRLDYVNMLMYFAMDKNTVTGFLRALSVASGKAMPSYTKKLIEPTEDLNKNSVPGTERLLELSPSKTRGIKLELDTNPSPEISAQDWWSVLHHGSSRLGDSHRFAEFDDPKSQFSMPQLQSLYEELESDESSTLPMQTLILHPVLQDAILGCKKYQFLDIRSVFHGENSAYDADTTQFI; encoded by the exons atgacgGACATACTTTGCAACTGGTTGAATGATGAGGTGAATCTCTCGAAAAAGCTTg ACAAATCTCAATTTGCTGAAGATTTTGCTTCTGGTTTCTACCTCGGCGAAATTCTTCACAAGTTTCAGCTTCAGCATGATTTCGACAAATTTTCTGCTGGACAAACCGCAGATGCAAAACTTAACAACTTCACAAGACTTGAACCTGTTCTGCATTTGCTGGAG ATTCCATTTGATACGAACATAGCGTACGATATAATGATGATGAGACATGGAACGGCCACACGGTTGCTGTACCag ATGTACATTGCTCTCCATCGTAAAGTGAAGAGCAACTTGACGGGGGCAGCCATGGAGAGCATGAGGCCTTCTGCTCCTGTGAAACTTGAACAAATTGAAAGTGGATTGTACAAAGAg aGGTTAAAGACATTGCTACCTCGAGAATCTGACCTCATTTTGGAGAAAGTCTCAACCAAATTTCAAGCCAAGAGAAAAGATAATGAACGCAAAGCACTTGATGCACG ATACAAAGAAATGgaaaattacaacaaaatcAGTCAACAACAACGGCAAGCTGCACTTGAGAAATCGAGAGTTGCAAAACAAAAGCAAACCGAGATTTTAGCCAAAATACAAGCAGCCACAGTTCATATACCTAAACCACCACCTACCAAAACTTTgaag GTGATGAACATGAAAAGGGAATTACGTCAACGAAGAGAAGCAGAGTTGGTAAGAAGTGAAATCAAAGGATTTGAAAGTAATCTTACCAAGCTTGTTGCGCCTACATCATCAAATACTGATCAAAT tGATGGAGGAGATGCTGGCCTCCAAAAAAGCATTGAGTATCTACAGCAGATAAAGACAAGATTGGAGGAAGATTCAACTGCTCGAGATGAAAGAGCAAAAAGGAGAAGGAAAGTCCTTGTGGATCAGATGAAAGCACATCATGCTCAAGAG GAATCATTGAGGCAAGAGCAAGTTGTTCAACGTTTGATGCGTCAATCACAACAAGAAAGAAGAATTGCTGTACAGCTAATGCAG GCACGAAGAGAGAAAGATGTTATCAGGAAAAATCGCATCTTCCAAGAGAAGCAGGTAGAGGCAAGAAGATTGCAAGATTTCCAAGATGCATTAGATAAAGAAGCA GCACTTAACAAGTTAGCCAAGGAAGAATATGAAGAAGAAATCCAACGTGAGTTAGAACTTCACCAGCGCATTAGATCCCAACATGCACATGAGAAATACAGGCAACATTATAACTTCTGTCAGGAGGTGCTGAATGCAATCACAGACTTTGCTTGCAAGATTGCTGAGTACAGAGAACTAACTGACAA gAAAGTTCCAGAAAAGTTGGTCAGAGAATGGAGAGATTTTGTGATCATGGGCAAACCATTATACATCTCAAGTGACATTGCCCTGCGTGAGAAGATTGAGttagaaaaagaaaatttgctTGATGATCAAGACTTTTCGGAGTATAAG AACATGGTTGGAGAATGGAAACCATTAGAAGATACTGAGATTTCAAAACCTGCAAACAATAATATTCTGGGTCATATCTTGCATAGGATGTTCAGCATAGTTGCTCCAACTCCA CCTCCATCTCCTCCTCCCGTCTTCCCTGAGTTCCCGATAAAAGTTGCGGTCCTTGGGAAGATGTTTGCTGGGAAGAGTAGTGTTATATCATCACTGGTGAAACAACATCGAATCGTCCAACTTTCaatgaatgaaatattatCTTCAGCAGTGGATGCACTTAGTGAGAGAAATGAAG agAATGAACAGTCTGAGGACCTTGCGAATCAGAATGCATTGGCTGAAAAGGCTGTG gaacatttaaagaaaggTGAAATTGTTCCAAATGAAGTCTTGGTTGATTTACTTGTTGACCGGATCCACAAAATACCGGCTGGAACCGGTTGGATCCTGGATGGATTTCCAACCAACATTGAACAAGCTTTGTTGCTTGAAAAAGCATTGACTGGTTCAGATGTGTCTTACTCCAAAGATAAGAAAGATAAGAG aAAATCTTCTGTTGTTTCTGACCCGAAACCTGTGAAAGCTAAACCAGCCACTCCCCCTGGTTTACATATGGTTGTTCATCTTGATGTGAGCGATGCAACGATACTCAGTCGTGCATGTGGCCGGACAT ATGGTACAGAGAGTGGGGAAACCTTCCATACAGAATATGAACCTCCTCCATTTGGAAGCCACAGTGGCCTTGGTAAAGTAGATCAGATAAAGAATGTACAAGACCCAGCTTTCGAACACGAACAAGTCCAACACAGGATTACAA GTTTTCACAGCAATtgggaaaagatggaaaaGTTGTACAGTGAGATAACCACAGTGCAGCATGTTGATGCAGAGGCTGCTAAAGATACTGTTTATGCTCAGCTTGAGAAGACTGTTTTTTCAACACTCAATAAG attcaAGAAAAGAGTGAAGAGGAGTTTGCTGCAGAACTTAGCGATAAATTATCAGAAGAAATTCCCAAGGAGGAAGTGAAACCACAAAGAAGTGATCTTTTAAGACCGGATTCTGCAAGTAGCAG AAAATCAAAGGACTCGATACGAAGCGCTCGcagcaaaacaaaatcagGAAAAGGTTCAGCTCGTGATAGAAAGAAGAGTGGAGAAAAGTCCGATAAAAAATCTCGAAGCAGATCGGCCTCGAGTAAAAg CTCAAAAGATAAAAGGAAATCCGCCACTCCACCTCCAGCGCCTGTGGCTGAGGCGGTTGAACCAGAAGAAGTCAATAAACCTAAACCTGGAGACCAGGGGTGGGAGTACGTGGACGAGGAACTTCCATTAACGCTTGTACATTCATCTGTTCCTTATTGGAAGAACGCAGAGATGACTTACATCAAGTCATGTAAATTCGTTTTCAGGGAAATTCGAATGGAGAGGGAGAGTATTATCAG ATACTTGTACGAGATCCGACAAGACTTTCAGCTTCACTTGAGACGTCCAGACcacaaacaaacatttgtaACTGCCTGGCATCGCGATTACAACAGTGTGGCTGAAGATCTTCGCAAAGATGAGGAAACACAAGCTGAACTTCATCAAAGACTTGAT GATTTACGCGAAAAACTCTGGGACATTTGTGACACGAGGAAAGAAGAAGTGGAAGTTGAGAGGAGCAACCTCATCAGTGAAGGATGGTTGCAAGATCATCTTGGCATCTTAACTAATCTCTACCTCACTCTAATGCAG GGTGAAATTGATCGTTTTGAAGACACGGCTCGTGTTGTGAAAGATTACTACAGTGGAATGCGCAAGAGCATACCTGGGGAAAATGTATTACCCGGTATGTTACCACGACTACCACTGGTTGAACATGATGTTGGTGTACATGGTGTTCCTACTGTCCAAAGCACACTTACTGTTGGAAG TGAAAATCCATCTATATCTCCACAGTCTTCACAATCAGACACCAAGAAATTATCAACTAAACAAAGTGAAGATGTAACCAACGAAA ACGAAGCGACAAAACTTGCTCAAGCTGGCAGCAGAACTAAAATTCCTCTCATACAAAGAGGAGTTGCTTTCAGCAACCAGCTCACAGAGGATGGAGGGAAaggaaaaaaaggaaaacctCCTGCGGCTGTAGGAACAGATAGCCCAGTACAAGATGATAAACTGGAAGAGAAGACAGTAGAAGAGGCGTTTACTTTTGCAGCAAA TGCGATTGCACACGTGGTCCAGGTTTGTATCAACGCGAAGGAAgcagaggaagaagaagaaagacTTCAAAAAGAAGAAGCTGAAAAAGCAAAAGCTGCTCTTATTCCTGTGGATAAGAAAG GTGGAGGAGGTAAAAAAGGAGGTGGTAAAAGCGCTAAGGGAAAGAAGGGAGGAAAGGGTGGGAAGAGCAAATCTCCCACTCCCACTCCTCCCACTCCTGTGGAGGAGGAGAGTGAGGAAGAGAAAAAGAAGAGAGAAACAGCAGCAAGATTAAAAGAGGAATATTTTGCTGTTCTCCAACAGGAAGAAGCAGCAGCCAAGGATCGACTTAAGTTAATCAA aaCCCGTTCCATTCACACCCTGTCGGACTTGTATGGCAAATCTGAAATGACATTCACTGATATGAATGACTGGATAGGTTCAAGATATCTTAGAGAGATGGCAGCCATTGATAATCTGAGCTCTGTTGTTCGACAGTGCATAGAGGAAGGCGTGCAGCTTGAGTATGAGTTGCTGCTGGAGCAAGAT GAGTTTATAATCAACCATGACGCAAAGGTTATAAGAACACCAAGTCCACCACCCAGACCTGAACCTATTGAAACTTCCCAACCTGATGTCTTTACAATTGTTCAACTTGGGAAGCTATACAGCcattttaaag GTGTTGCTCCCAATGGAATGATATTGAACAAAGCCTTTATAGAAGTGTTGGCAGATACAGCTGCATTAGATGCTGGTGCAGATGCTTTACCTGATATGTGGATTAACATTTCATACAACCAG CTTGTGGAGCTAGCGGACCTTTTGTCTGGTGAATCAGAATACATTGATTGGAGAAAGTTTCTACTGCTTGCTGCGTTTCCATGGCAGCAGCCAACCACAGAGGAACTGCTGTTGGCAAGATCAGCTTTCCAACAGCACGATGTTTGTGGGAACGGCTGGATAAGCAAGGACCAATTCTTGAAT GTTAAACTTTGGCTGGATGATAGTGAAAGCAGCAAAGATCCCGATGTTTATGACAGAAATAAACACTTCAGTGAATTCTGTTTCACACTTTTCTCAGATTGGGAGCAG actcCACCAAGATTGGACTATGTCAACATGCTCATGTATTttgctatggataaaaatacGGTCACTGGAtttttaag AGCATTAAGTGTTGCTTCAGGAAAAGCAATGCCTTCATATACAAAGAAACTTATAGAACCTACTGAAGATTTgaataaa aattccGTTCCTGGAACTGAACGACTTTTAGAACTGAGTCCATCAAAAACCAGAGGTATCAAACTGGAACTCGACACAAATCCATCTCCTGAGATTTCAGCTCAAGATTGGTGGAGTGTGCTACATCATGGGAGTAGCAGATTAGGGGATTCCCATCGGTTTGCTGAGTTTGACGACCCCAAGTCACAATTTTCTATG ccTCAACTCCAGTCTTTATACGAAGAATTAGAATCTGATGAAAGTTCAACTCTACCAATGCAAACTCTTATTCTTCATCCTGTATTACAAGATGCAATACTTGGTTGCAAGAAATACCAATTTCTG GACATTCGATCTGTATTTCATGGTGAGAATTCTGCTTATGATGCAGACACCACTCagtttatctaa